A single Acidaminococcus sp. DNA region contains:
- a CDS encoding HAD-IIA family hydrolase, with product MRDLEIIRKKHGFISDMDGVIYHGSTLLPGVKEFVSWLQKEKKQFLFLTNASNRTPQELHAKLLRMGIDIDPSHFYTSALATAQFLKNQAPGCSAYVIGAPGLLNALYDVGITFNDVNPEYVVVGETISYNYEMIIKATELLNKGAKLIATNSDLTGPSDRGIIPACRALVAPIELATDKQAYFIGKPNPLMMRTGLKLLGVHSEDAVMIGDRMDTDIVAGVETGLETVLVLSGVTTRENMKRFSYRPHYILDGIGDIVPRKKN from the coding sequence ATGCGAGATTTAGAGATTATCCGCAAAAAACATGGTTTTATCAGCGATATGGACGGTGTCATCTATCACGGATCGACACTGCTTCCCGGAGTAAAAGAATTTGTATCCTGGCTGCAGAAGGAAAAGAAACAATTTCTCTTTCTGACCAACGCGAGCAACAGAACGCCGCAGGAACTGCATGCCAAGCTGCTGCGTATGGGAATTGATATTGATCCATCCCATTTTTATACGAGTGCCCTCGCTACGGCACAATTTTTAAAAAATCAGGCACCTGGCTGCAGCGCCTATGTGATCGGTGCGCCCGGTCTGCTCAATGCCCTCTACGACGTCGGCATTACCTTCAATGATGTGAATCCGGAGTACGTTGTCGTCGGCGAAACGATAAGCTACAACTATGAGATGATTATTAAGGCTACCGAACTCTTAAACAAAGGAGCCAAGCTGATTGCCACCAACTCCGACCTCACGGGGCCGAGCGACAGAGGTATCATTCCCGCCTGCCGCGCTCTCGTCGCTCCGATTGAACTTGCTACGGACAAACAAGCATACTTCATCGGCAAGCCGAACCCCCTCATGATGCGCACCGGTCTGAAGCTCCTCGGCGTCCATTCCGAAGATGCCGTTATGATCGGCGACCGCATGGATACGGATATTGTGGCCGGCGTAGAAACCGGCCTTGAAACAGTGCTCGTCCTGAGCGGCGTTACGACACGCGAAAACATGAAACGCTTCTCCTACCGTCCGCATTACATTCTGGACGGCATCGGAGATATCGTGCCGAGAAAGAAAAATTGA
- a CDS encoding C1 family peptidase, whose protein sequence is MKELTSELLAQFRDEYQKDASAKVLQSALAKTDMADLAYLPVEGAKLKGAFSVEIKTRGITAQEQSGRCWLFAALNILRERVAEKCNLEEFELSQNYLSFYDKLEKANNVLEMVITHANEPIKGQQMQYVLQGVSDGGYWCEVVDLIEKYGVVPKQVQPESYQSSHTMRFLASINRLVRKDAMELRELVLAGKDPYTRKEEMMREIYKAECIAFGEPVTKFDFAYRDKDKKYFEERNLTPQEFYKKYCGSSLRDYVGVINEPTPDKPLHRPIQFHGVENMVGSDMKALNLPQEELEALCISQLKAGEPIWIAIDAGAFASRKEGVWDPDSVQYEALLGGFSTTMPKGKRLEYNSSSANHAVLLTGVHFDEAGIPDRWKIENSWGKDVGSDGYFVCSEKYFKEFVYEAVIDKKHFTPEQEAMLKLEPVMINAWDEDY, encoded by the coding sequence ATGAAAGAACTTACTTCCGAGCTGCTGGCGCAGTTCCGTGATGAATATCAGAAAGATGCTTCGGCCAAGGTGCTGCAGAGTGCGCTGGCTAAGACCGATATGGCGGACCTGGCTTATCTGCCCGTAGAGGGGGCAAAGCTCAAGGGAGCTTTTTCCGTCGAAATCAAGACGCGCGGCATTACGGCGCAGGAACAGTCGGGCCGCTGCTGGCTTTTTGCGGCGCTCAATATTCTGCGTGAACGCGTCGCTGAAAAATGCAATCTGGAAGAATTCGAACTTTCCCAAAACTATTTATCTTTTTATGATAAGCTCGAGAAGGCCAATAACGTGCTGGAAATGGTCATTACCCACGCTAACGAGCCCATCAAGGGGCAGCAGATGCAGTACGTGCTGCAGGGCGTGTCCGACGGCGGTTATTGGTGCGAAGTGGTCGATTTGATCGAAAAGTATGGCGTCGTGCCCAAACAGGTGCAGCCGGAATCCTATCAGTCCAGTCATACGATGCGTTTCCTCGCGTCCATCAACCGCCTTGTCCGCAAGGATGCCATGGAGCTCCGGGAACTCGTGCTTGCCGGCAAGGATCCGTATACTCGCAAGGAAGAAATGATGCGGGAAATCTATAAAGCCGAATGCATCGCTTTCGGGGAACCGGTAACGAAATTTGATTTTGCTTACCGTGACAAGGATAAGAAGTATTTCGAAGAGCGCAATCTGACGCCTCAGGAGTTCTATAAGAAGTACTGTGGCAGTTCCCTGCGCGACTATGTGGGCGTCATTAATGAACCGACGCCGGATAAGCCGCTCCATCGTCCTATCCAGTTCCACGGTGTGGAGAACATGGTTGGCAGCGATATGAAGGCCCTTAACCTGCCGCAGGAAGAACTGGAAGCGCTCTGCATCAGCCAGCTCAAGGCGGGCGAACCGATTTGGATCGCCATTGATGCCGGTGCGTTTGCTTCCCGCAAGGAAGGCGTCTGGGATCCGGACAGCGTGCAGTATGAAGCCCTGCTGGGCGGTTTTTCTACGACGATGCCCAAAGGCAAGCGGCTCGAATATAACAGCAGTTCCGCCAACCATGCCGTGCTTCTGACGGGCGTTCATTTTGACGAAGCAGGAATTCCTGACCGCTGGAAAATCGAAAACTCCTGGGGCAAGGACGTCGGGAGCGACGGGTACTTTGTCTGCTCGGAAAAGTATTTCAAAGAATTCGTCTATGAAGCTGTCATCGATAAGAAACACTTCACGCCGGAACAGGAAGCCATGCTGAAGCTGGAACCGGTCATGATCAACGCCTGGGACGAGGATTACTAA
- a CDS encoding DUF3800 domain-containing protein: protein MNIYVYSDESGVFDSRHNDIFVFGGLILLGTSEKEKWSRKYSAAEKVIRGREHFVRNYEIKATSISNNDKGKLFRSLNQCFKFGVIINQKKVLPQIFDSKKDKQRYLDFAYKIAVKRAFERLANQWFSVDAVQHLYFYVDEHTTATNGRYELREGLEQEFKFGTYNWSYNKFFPPIFPSMESVNMEYCNSKTKLLIRAADIVANKIYHCALKKDYEKLHTIPNLSYIVLPY from the coding sequence ATGAATATATACGTTTACTCAGATGAATCCGGTGTTTTTGATAGCAGGCATAATGATATTTTTGTCTTCGGTGGACTTATTTTATTAGGGACAAGTGAGAAAGAAAAATGGTCTCGTAAGTACAGCGCGGCAGAAAAAGTAATTCGCGGAAGAGAACATTTTGTCAGAAATTATGAAATTAAGGCAACAAGTATCTCTAATAATGATAAGGGTAAATTGTTTCGTTCATTAAATCAATGTTTCAAATTTGGAGTTATCATAAACCAAAAGAAAGTGTTGCCACAAATTTTTGATAGTAAAAAAGATAAACAGAGGTACTTAGACTTTGCTTATAAAATTGCTGTAAAAAGAGCTTTTGAAAGACTTGCAAATCAATGGTTTTCCGTGGATGCAGTCCAGCATCTTTATTTTTACGTCGATGAGCACACTACTGCGACTAACGGCAGATATGAATTAAGAGAGGGGCTAGAACAAGAATTCAAATTTGGTACTTATAATTGGTCATACAATAAATTTTTTCCACCAATTTTTCCTTCAATGGAGTCTGTCAATATGGAATACTGTAATTCTAAGACTAAACTCTTAATTAGGGCTGCAGATATAGTTGCTAATAAAATCTATCATTGTGCGTTAAAGAAAGACTACGAAAAACTTCATACTATTCCTAATCTAAGTTATATTGTTTTGCCCTATTGA
- the pheT gene encoding phenylalanine--tRNA ligase subunit beta, producing MLASINWLKKYVDIDVTPEELADKLTHVGLEVERVIHLGEGLEGVITGKVQTIERHPNSDHLWICQMDLGNGELTQILTGAQNVHQYDMVPVAVVGSHLPNGMKLKTAKLRGLDSFGMLCSAGELGIDSKLLLPEQRDGIFILPPDTPIGVDVRSFLGLDDVVLDIDLTTNRGDCFNMLGLAREVGVVLNKPVTLPEMAPEEGEGTPVENLAKVSIEADDLCSRFSLRMVKNLKIQPSPEWMQKLLRAVNIRPINNVVDVTNYVMMELGQPMHAYDYDKVTNHHWVVRRANEGEVLKTLDSQDRNLTEEMIVIGDDEKGIGLGGIMGGFETEVTDATKTVMLESATFDGPTIRRTSKALGLRSEASQRFERGVDTIRQKDALDRAVYLIVQMGAGEAVPGVTEAYPHPQKPVVIDAVPEKLDQRIGCDIPVPEMKKILEDLYFTVEEKADGSWSVTVPTWRKDCDCSADLSEEIARIYGYDKIPSKTPQLDMARGGQSGIEDLKDTVRDTLVGEGLDEVMTYTFVNQQVFDNMALPAADPRRKAIQIINPISEDFRTMRTTIVPSLLNTVAYNLARQQERVAIFEVGRVFIAKDLPLTEFPEEREVLGIALSGKRHCMSWNESKDTVDFYDVKGYFESVMDKLQVTDIDYKPCTEPFMHPGKSCVILYKGEKVGFMGAIHPTSQERFGLSQETYVLELSLKPFVEAAEKVPQFVHIPQFPSVSRDIAVVVNKDVPAAALEEDIRTQCGTLLKEVRLFDVYTGLQVKPGCKSVAFNLTFQDLKRTLQDKEVDDIIKQVVEHVQERFGGSLRD from the coding sequence ATGTTAGCTTCTATCAATTGGTTAAAGAAATATGTAGATATCGACGTCACTCCGGAAGAGCTGGCGGATAAATTAACGCATGTCGGTCTGGAAGTAGAACGCGTCATTCATCTGGGCGAAGGCCTGGAAGGCGTTATCACCGGTAAAGTCCAGACCATTGAGCGTCATCCGAATTCCGACCATCTGTGGATCTGCCAGATGGATTTGGGCAACGGCGAACTGACCCAGATTCTGACGGGTGCCCAGAATGTTCATCAATACGATATGGTTCCGGTCGCCGTAGTCGGTTCCCATCTGCCAAACGGCATGAAACTGAAGACGGCTAAGCTGCGCGGCCTCGATTCTTTCGGTATGCTCTGCAGCGCCGGTGAACTTGGCATTGACTCCAAGCTCCTTCTGCCGGAACAGCGTGACGGCATTTTCATTCTGCCTCCGGACACCCCGATTGGTGTGGACGTCCGCTCCTTCCTGGGCCTTGATGATGTGGTTCTGGATATCGACCTCACGACGAACCGCGGCGACTGCTTCAATATGCTGGGCCTTGCCCGCGAAGTCGGTGTCGTCCTGAATAAGCCTGTTACGCTGCCGGAAATGGCTCCAGAAGAAGGCGAGGGTACGCCGGTCGAGAACCTTGCCAAGGTTTCCATCGAAGCCGATGACCTTTGCTCCCGTTTCTCCCTGCGTATGGTGAAGAACCTCAAGATCCAGCCGTCTCCGGAATGGATGCAGAAACTGCTCCGTGCCGTCAATATTCGTCCAATCAACAACGTCGTCGATGTGACAAACTATGTCATGATGGAACTCGGCCAGCCGATGCACGCTTACGATTATGACAAGGTGACCAACCATCACTGGGTGGTTCGCCGCGCCAATGAAGGCGAAGTCCTGAAGACGCTGGACAGCCAGGACCGTAATCTGACCGAAGAAATGATTGTCATTGGCGACGATGAAAAAGGCATCGGCCTCGGCGGTATCATGGGCGGCTTCGAAACGGAAGTGACGGATGCCACGAAGACGGTTATGCTGGAATCCGCTACGTTTGACGGCCCGACCATTCGCCGTACATCCAAGGCACTGGGCCTTCGCAGTGAAGCTTCCCAGCGCTTTGAACGCGGTGTTGATACGATTCGCCAAAAAGATGCCCTGGACCGCGCGGTTTACCTCATTGTCCAAATGGGTGCCGGCGAAGCTGTACCCGGCGTAACGGAAGCTTATCCGCATCCGCAGAAGCCGGTTGTTATCGACGCTGTTCCTGAAAAACTGGATCAGCGCATCGGCTGCGATATTCCGGTACCGGAAATGAAAAAGATTTTGGAAGACCTGTACTTCACTGTGGAAGAAAAGGCCGATGGTTCCTGGAGCGTAACCGTTCCGACCTGGCGTAAGGACTGCGACTGCAGCGCCGACCTCAGCGAAGAAATCGCCCGTATCTACGGCTATGACAAGATTCCTTCCAAGACACCGCAGCTTGACATGGCACGCGGTGGTCAGTCCGGCATCGAAGACCTCAAGGATACCGTCCGCGATACGCTCGTCGGAGAGGGCCTTGATGAAGTCATGACCTATACGTTCGTCAATCAGCAAGTCTTCGATAATATGGCCCTGCCGGCTGCCGACCCGCGCCGCAAGGCAATCCAGATCATCAACCCGATCAGTGAAGACTTCCGGACCATGCGTACAACGATTGTACCGAGCCTGCTCAATACGGTGGCCTACAACCTGGCCCGCCAGCAGGAACGGGTAGCCATCTTTGAAGTCGGCCGTGTCTTCATTGCCAAGGATCTGCCGCTTACTGAATTCCCGGAAGAACGGGAAGTGCTCGGCATTGCTTTAAGCGGCAAGCGTCACTGCATGAGCTGGAACGAGAGCAAGGATACCGTAGATTTCTATGATGTGAAGGGTTATTTTGAATCTGTCATGGATAAACTGCAGGTAACCGACATCGATTACAAACCGTGTACGGAACCGTTCATGCATCCTGGCAAGAGCTGCGTCATCCTCTATAAGGGTGAAAAAGTCGGCTTCATGGGTGCCATCCATCCGACCAGCCAGGAACGCTTCGGCCTGAGCCAGGAAACCTATGTCCTTGAACTGAGCCTCAAACCGTTTGTGGAAGCGGCAGAAAAAGTTCCGCAATTTGTACATATTCCTCAGTTCCCGAGTGTATCCCGCGATATTGCCGTGGTCGTTAATAAAGACGTACCGGCAGCAGCACTCGAAGAAGATATCCGTACGCAGTGCGGTACGCTGCTCAAAGAAGTCCGTCTGTTCGACGTCTATACCGGTCTCCAGGTGAAACCGGGCTGCAAGTCCGTCGCCTTTAACCTGACCTTCCAGGATCTCAAGAGAACCCTGCAGGATAAGGAAGTCGACGACATCATCAAACAAGTCGTTGAACACGTGCAGGAACGCTTCGGAGGAAGCCTGAGAGACTAA
- a CDS encoding S-ribosylhomocysteine lyase: MEKVVIESFTLDHTKVKAPYVRLISQETGEHGDIVSNYDIRLCQPNKEAIPTGGMHTLEHLLALYLRPRIKGYLDCSPFGCRTGFHLLCWGVHDPKDVAVALKEALELVTKTKWEDVPGTQEKECGNYRDHSLFCAQEWAKAILKKGISSDPYERKLV, encoded by the coding sequence ATGGAAAAGGTAGTTATCGAAAGTTTCACGCTTGACCATACGAAAGTCAAAGCGCCGTATGTGCGCCTCATTTCCCAGGAAACGGGCGAACACGGTGACATCGTGTCGAATTATGATATCCGGCTCTGCCAGCCGAATAAGGAAGCGATTCCGACGGGCGGAATGCATACGCTGGAGCACCTGCTGGCCCTCTATCTGCGCCCGCGGATCAAAGGGTATCTGGACTGCTCTCCCTTCGGCTGCCGCACGGGATTCCATCTGCTGTGCTGGGGCGTCCATGACCCGAAGGACGTGGCTGTAGCCCTCAAGGAAGCACTGGAACTTGTGACGAAGACGAAGTGGGAAGACGTACCGGGCACGCAGGAAAAGGAATGCGGCAACTACCGCGACCATTCCCTGTTTTGCGCTCAGGAATGGGCCAAAGCTATTCTGAAAAAGGGCATCAGCTCGGATCCGTACGAGAGAAAATTGGTGTAA
- the pheS gene encoding phenylalanine--tRNA ligase subunit alpha has translation MSDKLQELRDKVRKDFSEVKNVEDLKNIRIQYLGKKGALTQILRGLGSVAAEERPKIGKMVNEVRSKIEARLDEQMKLLEARQLEEKMASERIDFTLPGRHCDCGHLHPVQLTQREIKKIFMRMGFEVEGGPEIENDYFNFEALNLPKDHPARDMQDTFYLTDSNEYLLRTQTSGVQARTMQSREPNTPIRMICPGTVYRNDYDATHSPMFHQVEGLVVDKNISLADLKGTLELFCKEMFGSSVKIRLRPSFFPFTEPSAEVDISCVICGGKGCRVCKNSGWLEILGAGMVHPNVLRMSGYDPEKMTGFAFGMGIERIAMLRYGIDDLRLFFENDLRFIRQFK, from the coding sequence ATGAGCGATAAGCTGCAGGAATTGCGCGATAAGGTACGCAAGGATTTTAGCGAAGTCAAAAATGTAGAAGACTTAAAAAATATCCGGATTCAATATCTGGGCAAGAAAGGGGCGCTCACGCAGATTCTCCGCGGACTGGGTTCCGTGGCTGCGGAAGAACGGCCGAAAATCGGTAAGATGGTCAACGAAGTTCGTTCCAAGATTGAAGCTCGACTTGACGAACAGATGAAGCTCCTCGAAGCTCGTCAGCTCGAAGAGAAGATGGCATCCGAACGCATCGACTTTACGCTGCCCGGCCGTCACTGCGACTGCGGTCATCTGCATCCGGTTCAGCTCACGCAGCGTGAAATCAAGAAGATTTTCATGCGCATGGGTTTTGAAGTCGAAGGCGGCCCTGAAATTGAAAACGATTATTTTAACTTTGAAGCACTGAACCTGCCGAAGGACCATCCGGCCCGCGACATGCAGGATACGTTCTATCTGACCGATTCTAACGAATATCTTCTGAGAACGCAGACTTCCGGTGTGCAGGCCCGTACTATGCAGTCCCGCGAACCGAACACGCCGATTCGTATGATCTGCCCCGGCACGGTGTACCGCAACGACTATGATGCTACGCATTCCCCGATGTTCCATCAGGTAGAAGGCCTTGTCGTAGATAAGAATATCAGCCTGGCTGACCTCAAGGGTACGCTGGAACTTTTCTGCAAGGAAATGTTCGGCTCCTCCGTCAAGATCCGCCTCCGTCCGAGTTTCTTCCCCTTCACGGAACCGTCTGCCGAAGTGGATATCAGCTGCGTAATCTGCGGCGGCAAAGGCTGCCGCGTCTGCAAGAACTCCGGCTGGCTCGAAATCCTCGGCGCCGGCATGGTGCATCCGAACGTGCTGCGCATGAGCGGCTATGATCCGGAGAAAATGACGGGCTTTGCTTTCGGCATGGGTATTGAACGTATTGCCATGCTTCGTTATGGCATCGATGACCTGCGTCTGTTCTTTGAAAATGATCTGCGGTTCATCCGCCAGTTTAAATAA